In a genomic window of Cytobacillus sp. FSL H8-0458:
- a CDS encoding phosphotransferase family protein: MNLGAPIALGNTAKIYLYRNRIYKVFNDYFTERESINEYKKQNYAYSSGLPVPKIIDVTKMNGKQVLIMEYIKGRSIGDILSENMGQAEYYMNLSVDIQQSIHKVEADSIEHMTEKLSRQITLANHLDNRQKSDLIKRLNKMTFKSRLCHGDYHFFNLIVSDNKVTILDWVDASKGDIRADVYRTYLLYSQFSNELAEMYLKLYCMKSGLAEDEVLQWAPIIAAARLSEIVPSENPKRLLDIIGQSCPL; this comes from the coding sequence ATGAATCTGGGTGCTCCCATCGCATTAGGAAATACGGCAAAAATATATCTCTATCGGAACAGGATTTATAAAGTATTTAATGATTACTTTACCGAAAGGGAATCTATTAATGAATATAAAAAGCAAAATTATGCTTATTCAAGCGGGCTTCCTGTTCCAAAAATAATAGATGTTACAAAAATGAATGGTAAACAAGTTCTTATTATGGAGTATATCAAGGGCAGATCAATAGGCGATATTCTTTCCGAAAACATGGGACAAGCTGAATACTACATGAATCTTTCTGTTGACATTCAGCAGAGTATTCATAAGGTGGAGGCTGATTCCATCGAACACATGACTGAAAAGTTAAGCAGGCAGATTACCTTAGCTAATCATTTAGATAACAGGCAAAAATCCGACTTAATCAAAAGATTGAATAAGATGACGTTTAAAAGCAGGCTGTGTCATGGAGATTATCATTTCTTTAATTTAATTGTTTCAGATAACAAGGTGACTATACTGGATTGGGTGGATGCGAGTAAAGGCGATATCCGTGCTGACGTATATCGTACTTATCTATTATATTCCCAGTTTTCAAATGAATTAGCTGAGATGTATTTGAAGCTTTATTGTATGAAAAGTGGCTTGGCAGAAGATGAGGTACTGCAATGGGCACCAATTATAGCAGCGGCAAGGCTGTCGGAAATAGTACCGTCGGAAAACCCGAAACGTCTTTTGGACATAATCGGCCAATCCTGTCCATTATAA
- a CDS encoding sensor histidine kinase, whose protein sequence is MSKPFNLKRPGLFGQMVLLVLTVLILCILLIIISFSSIIDQMIERTTGQQALTVAELVAENESIIDAFDTEHPEQLIQPIAEKLRKRTGAAYIVIANEDGIRYSHPYPNQIGKETETSNKAPLAGDSVIFIGNGVLGEAVKAKTPIYDEAGTIIGVSSVGFLTNEVESKIFVYQLRVAAFGGLALLIGIPGAFYIARRVKRLIFNLEPEEISHAFSEKQAILESIGDATLAISPALHILSANKKARDILGEHAKGTLTEPHLKALIRTAFQNPNRLIQEQALICNSIYIVDISPILAEETAISGIVLTIRPFSEVEDLANELIEIRQHANHIRAQTHEYLNKLNTLNGLLLLERYEEAKAFMRMEVQELQQTVTFLMSAIKDPLIVAVLLGKVNRAKEMKVLITFDENSQWLDFPDTIQSEHVVTVIGNLIDNALEASSEWKGKNAAVHLSFTDYGDELVMDIEDNGKGMTSEEEAYFFTEGATTKNHPQHGLGLTIMQHALSQLGGEWYRTDRAEGTCMTIAIPKNNPEYTTAEERENHE, encoded by the coding sequence GTGTCGAAACCTTTTAATTTAAAGCGGCCGGGGCTTTTCGGGCAAATGGTTCTGCTCGTTCTTACTGTACTCATACTTTGCATACTGTTAATCATCATTTCTTTTTCCTCCATTATTGATCAAATGATTGAGAGAACAACTGGACAGCAGGCACTGACCGTTGCGGAATTGGTTGCTGAAAACGAATCTATTATTGATGCGTTTGACACAGAACATCCGGAACAGCTTATACAGCCGATTGCCGAGAAGCTTAGAAAGCGGACAGGTGCAGCTTATATTGTAATAGCGAACGAGGATGGTATCCGTTATTCCCATCCCTACCCAAACCAAATTGGCAAAGAGACAGAAACAAGCAACAAGGCCCCCCTCGCAGGAGATTCTGTTATTTTCATAGGAAATGGCGTCTTAGGAGAAGCAGTTAAAGCGAAAACACCCATTTATGATGAGGCTGGTACCATTATCGGTGTTTCTTCCGTTGGATTCTTAACAAATGAAGTAGAAAGTAAAATCTTTGTTTATCAGCTGCGGGTAGCTGCTTTCGGCGGACTTGCCCTTCTTATTGGCATACCAGGGGCATTTTATATTGCCCGCCGAGTCAAAAGGCTGATATTTAATTTAGAGCCGGAGGAGATTTCACATGCCTTTTCTGAAAAACAGGCTATTCTGGAGTCGATTGGGGACGCCACTCTTGCCATCAGCCCTGCGCTCCATATTTTATCAGCCAATAAAAAAGCGCGTGACATTCTGGGTGAGCATGCAAAAGGTACGCTGACAGAGCCCCATTTGAAAGCGCTTATCAGAACTGCATTCCAGAATCCGAACCGATTAATCCAGGAACAAGCGCTCATCTGCAACTCAATATATATTGTAGACATCTCGCCCATCTTAGCTGAAGAAACGGCAATATCAGGTATAGTGCTGACTATCCGCCCCTTCTCTGAAGTAGAAGATCTGGCGAATGAACTTATTGAGATCCGGCAGCACGCGAACCATATTCGGGCACAGACCCATGAATACTTAAATAAATTAAACACATTAAACGGGCTCCTGCTATTGGAGCGCTACGAAGAGGCAAAGGCTTTTATGAGGATGGAGGTGCAGGAACTGCAGCAGACTGTCACCTTTTTAATGTCCGCCATTAAAGATCCTTTAATTGTTGCCGTTCTTCTTGGGAAAGTGAACCGGGCCAAAGAAATGAAAGTCTTGATCACCTTTGATGAAAACAGCCAATGGCTGGACTTTCCTGATACCATTCAAAGCGAACATGTCGTTACTGTAATTGGCAATTTGATTGATAATGCTCTTGAAGCATCTTCTGAATGGAAAGGAAAGAACGCCGCTGTCCACTTATCCTTTACAGACTATGGAGACGAACTGGTTATGGATATTGAAGACAATGGCAAAGGCATGACCTCCGAAGAAGAAGCCTACTTTTTCACTGAAGGAGCCACAACCAAAAACCACCCGCAGCACGGCCTGGGCCTGACAATCATGCAGCATGCATTGAGCCAACTTGGCGGGGAATGGTACCGTACAGACCGGGCAGAAGGAACATGCATGACCATCGCCATTCCAAAAAACAATCCTGAATACACGACCGCGGAGGAGAGAGAAAATCATGAATAA
- a CDS encoding response regulator — MNNPSIGVLIVEDDPVASSVYEQLIQNRPEFTVIGKAQTASETIQLLNVITPDLILLDVHLPDANGIDLLFQIKHEHRHIDIIMITASNDAKTVRDAMRGGAYSYLLKPVMVESFFSTFEEYSQTRHAWQTNAHIKQDQIQRLFQKSSPAVETKHEAEALPKGIDKHTLRKVTQAMEAASTSLNAEEVGMQIGASHSTARRYLEYLVSIDLVEVDIVYGSVGRPERRYKQL, encoded by the coding sequence ATGAATAACCCATCAATTGGGGTCCTTATCGTTGAGGATGACCCTGTGGCTTCGTCTGTATATGAACAGCTTATCCAAAACAGACCGGAGTTCACTGTCATTGGAAAAGCACAAACAGCTTCAGAAACCATTCAATTGCTAAACGTGATTACACCTGACTTGATCTTGCTCGATGTTCACCTGCCGGACGCCAATGGCATTGATTTGCTGTTTCAGATCAAGCACGAACACCGCCATATCGATATCATCATGATAACAGCTTCAAATGATGCTAAAACCGTAAGAGATGCCATGCGCGGGGGAGCATATAGCTATCTGCTGAAGCCTGTAATGGTTGAAAGCTTTTTTTCAACTTTTGAAGAGTACAGCCAAACAAGGCACGCCTGGCAAACCAATGCTCATATTAAACAAGATCAAATACAGCGGCTCTTTCAAAAAAGTTCCCCTGCTGTGGAGACAAAGCATGAGGCTGAGGCTTTGCCAAAAGGCATCGACAAACATACACTTCGAAAAGTTACACAAGCAATGGAAGCTGCATCCACAAGCCTGAATGCTGAAGAAGTAGGAATGCAAATCGGCGCAAGCCACTCCACGGCAAGGCGCTATTTAGAGTACCTGGTTTCTATTGACCTTGTGGAAGTGGATATTGTCTATGGCAGTGTGGGCCGTCCCGAACGCCGATACAAACAGCTCTAG
- a CDS encoding CitMHS family transporter, with protein sequence MLALLGYCMVAVFMALIMTKRMSALLALIIVPIIFALIGGFYTGIGDMMLEGIKQVAPTGVMLVFAILYFGIMIDAGLFEPIVNTILRIVKGDPLKIALGTVALASLVALDGDGTTTFIITVTAMLPLYKKLNMNLYMLATLALLSIGVMNMTPWGGPTARVISSLQLTTEEVFLPLIPVMAAGILFAFLAAWYFGIKERKRIGIRQMDDSAIRELQAAEEQIAAAVSRESLTDLQRPKLIWVNAGLTIGLLIALIAGLLPLPVLFMLGFAIAAMINYPNLVQQKERIAAHAGNVLAVVALVFASGIFTGIMNGTEMVDAMATALVQVIPDQLGTQLPLITAITSMPFTYFMANDPYYYGIIPIIGETAASYNIPMAEIARASVLGQPAHVLSPLYAAGYLLVGMIGIDYGQNQHFALKWAVASSLFMIIAAIAFGVISI encoded by the coding sequence ATGCTCGCATTGCTTGGATATTGTATGGTTGCTGTTTTTATGGCTTTAATTATGACGAAACGGATGTCTGCCCTATTGGCATTAATTATTGTACCGATAATATTTGCTTTAATTGGAGGGTTCTATACAGGGATTGGAGATATGATGCTTGAAGGAATTAAGCAGGTTGCCCCTACAGGCGTGATGCTTGTGTTTGCTATCCTCTATTTCGGCATTATGATTGATGCCGGCTTGTTTGAACCAATTGTGAATACGATTTTGCGGATTGTTAAGGGTGACCCGCTAAAGATTGCCCTCGGAACTGTTGCTCTCGCGTCGCTGGTCGCTCTGGACGGAGATGGAACTACAACGTTCATCATTACTGTCACAGCCATGCTGCCTTTATACAAAAAGCTGAATATGAATTTATACATGCTGGCAACGCTAGCCCTACTCTCCATCGGCGTTATGAACATGACACCCTGGGGCGGACCGACAGCCAGAGTCATCAGCTCTCTGCAGCTTACAACTGAGGAAGTATTCCTTCCGCTGATTCCTGTAATGGCAGCCGGAATTCTTTTCGCCTTCCTTGCTGCCTGGTACTTTGGCATTAAGGAACGGAAACGGATTGGAATCCGCCAAATGGATGATTCAGCTATCAGGGAGCTGCAGGCTGCAGAGGAACAGATAGCTGCTGCTGTCAGCAGAGAATCGCTTACGGATCTGCAGCGTCCAAAGCTGATTTGGGTAAACGCAGGACTGACAATAGGCCTTCTGATTGCCTTAATCGCCGGATTGCTGCCGCTCCCTGTTCTCTTCATGTTAGGCTTTGCGATTGCCGCGATGATTAATTACCCAAACCTGGTACAGCAAAAAGAACGTATTGCCGCCCATGCCGGAAATGTCCTCGCAGTTGTCGCGTTAGTCTTTGCCTCTGGTATTTTCACAGGAATCATGAATGGAACTGAAATGGTGGATGCAATGGCGACAGCACTTGTTCAAGTCATTCCAGATCAATTGGGAACCCAGCTGCCTTTAATTACAGCGATCACGAGCATGCCATTTACTTATTTCATGGCAAACGATCCCTATTATTATGGAATTATTCCAATCATAGGGGAAACGGCTGCCAGCTACAATATTCCTATGGCTGAAATTGCCCGTGCATCAGTACTTGGCCAGCCAGCTCACGTGCTAAGTCCGCTCTATGCCGCAGGTTACCTGCTAGTCGGAATGATCGGAATTGACTATGGCCAGAATCAGCACTTTGCATTAAAATGGGCAGTTGCCTCTTCACTATTTATGATCATTGCGGCGATTGCATTTGGCGTTATTTCGATTTAA
- a CDS encoding tRNA (cytidine(34)-2'-O)-methyltransferase — protein sequence MAIHVVLYQPDIPANTGNIALTCAGTDTALHLIRPLGFSTEPEMIKRAGFDFWDSVNISYYDSMDEFFSKNQGEFYYIETFGEQAHSSFDFSDVSKEHYFMFGKETTGLPKDLLEENKDHFLRIPMNGNVRSLNLSSTAAILVYEALRQQGFPNLK from the coding sequence TTGGCCATACATGTCGTACTATATCAGCCGGATATTCCTGCCAACACCGGAAATATTGCCCTGACTTGTGCGGGAACGGATACAGCTCTGCATTTGATCCGGCCACTTGGCTTTTCCACAGAGCCGGAAATGATCAAGCGGGCAGGATTTGATTTCTGGGACTCAGTGAACATATCGTATTATGATTCCATGGATGAATTCTTCTCAAAAAACCAGGGGGAATTTTACTATATTGAAACCTTTGGTGAACAGGCCCATTCATCCTTTGATTTCAGTGATGTCTCAAAGGAGCACTATTTTATGTTTGGAAAAGAAACCACAGGCTTGCCAAAAGACTTGCTGGAAGAAAATAAAGATCATTTCTTAAGAATCCCTATGAATGGCAATGTCCGATCACTCAACCTTTCAAGCACAGCTGCGATATTGGTATACGAGGCATTGCGCCAGCAGGGATTTCCGAATCTAAAATAA
- a CDS encoding GNAT family N-acetyltransferase yields the protein MTINIKKCTLEDLRRLQEISYETFNETFKDQNSPDNMQAYLEKAFNLKQLETELSQPLSQFYFVEFKGETAGYLKVNTNEAQTEEMGDEALEIERIYIRSPFQKQGLGKYLFHKALESAMELNKKKIWLGVWEKNEKAIAFYKKMGFVQTGAHSFYMGDEEQTDFIMAKTLN from the coding sequence ATGACTATTAATATAAAAAAATGTACGCTTGAAGATTTAAGAAGACTACAGGAAATTAGCTATGAAACCTTTAATGAGACGTTTAAGGATCAAAATTCACCCGATAATATGCAAGCCTATTTGGAAAAGGCATTTAACCTAAAGCAATTAGAGACTGAACTATCTCAACCTTTATCACAGTTCTATTTTGTTGAATTTAAGGGCGAGACAGCCGGGTATTTAAAGGTTAATACCAATGAGGCTCAGACTGAAGAAATGGGCGACGAAGCACTCGAAATCGAGAGGATTTATATCAGAAGCCCATTTCAGAAACAAGGGCTTGGTAAGTATCTGTTTCATAAAGCCCTTGAAAGTGCGATGGAGCTTAATAAAAAGAAAATTTGGCTGGGTGTATGGGAAAAAAATGAAAAGGCAATTGCCTTTTATAAGAAAATGGGGTTTGTCCAAACGGGAGCCCATTCTTTTTATATGGGTGATGAAGAGCAAACGGATTTTATAATGGCCAAGACTCTTAACTAA